Genomic window (Juglans microcarpa x Juglans regia isolate MS1-56 chromosome 2S, Jm3101_v1.0, whole genome shotgun sequence):
TAATCTCAGATAAGCACGCTGTTTTTCAAACGACTTTTGCCATGAATTACCCGAATTTTGATAAACACAAAAATTTATCGAGTATCTAATATTTATCCAGAAATCTAGTACTTTTAAAACTCACGGCCTCATATTTTCGTGATCTCttgttttaaactttaaattcaaacaataatataaaGATCTTGACAACAAGAACTCATGGAACAAATTAAGCATAGAATTAATGGCATCCATTATCACGTGTAAATCCACGACTAAAAATCAGTACTGCATGATGCAAATTCATTCACCAAAccagaataaaaaaagaaagaaatcaggCATGCAATATCAAATGTCTATTTTGCTTGCAATCTCTCCTTCAATTTGTCGACCGTCTAAGCTTACAAAATTCTAGAAATTAAAGGGACAACTGAAAGGTAATATCAGTCTCTCAACCTATAACTCTTACCCGTGAAGGGTTGgaacttttcttcttctttcttcaatgCCACATTCTCTGAAGATTGCTGTTTGGATTCCATTGGAGCCGCATCGGAACCAAGAATAAGCTTCCCCGGCTTCCTTACCGAGTTGGACCGAATAGCCTTGCTTTTTCCCTGATCAGCTGCACCTAGAGAAAGTTGTTTCAACTTGGAAGAGTAGTCTGATTGGGAACCTGACTCCATTGAAGCCTTCCCATCCAAGCGCCTTCCCACTCCAGAAAAAGCTTCACACGTCTTCACTACATCATTATCCTCCACAACAGCCTGATCTTTCTCCTGAAGTTCTTCAGTAGCCATGCCATTCACCAGTCTTTCTGGTTCTTGGTAATCGAGAGGAGGGGCAAAGTCGACCTCACAATCTGTGTCAAAGATACTGACAGCCTCAGACGGCCTAGTTTCGAGCACATCTATGTAAAACTTCTTGTCGTTATACATGATCATGATGGTGTCGTCCTTTGTGAGGCAGAAAAAGTTCCTGAGCGTCCTTTCCAAGACGGCTCTAGGGTTGGAAAGGTCCAAGAAATCCTTACTATGGGGTTGCAACTTCACGTAGGTTGCTTTCTGCAAACTAACGCTTTTTATTATCAGCAAGTCTCCTTCCCGTAGTTGCATGTGCTCCATCATCCAGTTCGGCAAGAAAGCCAAACCCTCGTCGGCAACGAACTCTTGAACCCCACAATGCGTAGCTCGCCCAGTGTCGGGGTTGAGCAACTCGAACAACATGGGAAAATCGAAAACGCTATACGCAAGATGATCCAGAGCCGAGGCAGGCATGATGATTTTGTCGCCGCATTCGAGGTGCGACTTCTCACAAAACGAGAGAGGAAAGCATCGGTAAGCTTGCTCAAAGTGATCATACTGATCATCTCCAAGTTCAGCAGATTGATCCATGAGATCGAGGATGAGCAGTACCGAATGATGAAAGTACACTGCGGTGGGGATTGATTTAATAATGGGGGAGGGGATGATTAATAGCACGTACGTTTGTTAGCCGGGGCGATCGAGATTGAGTTGTTTAAACGTGTTTGGAAAAGAACACGGAAACCTATTTGGCAACGgaagtatatatacatatcccAATCTTTTCGGCCAATAATATTAGGAATCTTATCAGGTCTTTCACAAGGTTTTCAGCTTATGGGTGGacatattatttagaaaaaaaaaaaaataacaataaaaaacacgaaaataaaaaacaaaggataaaagctaaataaatgaacaaaaatactaaaaaattagaaGTATTTTTGTGATATGACTTTCTGACTCCGAAAGAGCCCTCAGACGCGCGACGTCTCAAATGTCTTTCTAGTCAAAGTAAAACGTTTTTTATCAGTTCCTCGACAATTAAAACATTCCGCCATAGCAGTAATCCCTTTAGTTTATGGGGGAGAAAAAAAGAGCGAATGATCGAAACCAAagcacatattttatttttataaactaattatgCAGCCACAGGCATGATCTGGGTACAATGTTATTCA
Coding sequences:
- the LOC121252137 gene encoding ubiquitin fusion degradation protein 1 homolog, giving the protein MDQSAELGDDQYDHFEQAYRCFPLSFCEKSHLECGDKIIMPASALDHLAYSVFDFPMLFELLNPDTGRATHCGVQEFVADEGLAFLPNWMMEHMQLREGDLLIIKSVSLQKATYVKLQPHSKDFLDLSNPRAVLERTLRNFFCLTKDDTIMIMYNDKKFYIDVLETRPSEAVSIFDTDCEVDFAPPLDYQEPERLVNGMATEELQEKDQAVVEDNDVVKTCEAFSGVGRRLDGKASMESGSQSDYSSKLKQLSLGAADQGKSKAIRSNSVRKPGKLILGSDAAPMESKQQSSENVALKKEEEKFQPFTGKSYRLRD